A region from the uncultured Draconibacterium sp. genome encodes:
- a CDS encoding sulfatase, with protein MKTVLNFFLAAMAILAVSCAPKTSKEQANNRQPNFVIVFIDDMGYGDIATQGATGWTTPNLDKMAAEGMRFTNFYSAQPVCSASRAGLMTGCYPNRLGISGAFFPYHEIGLNPQETTIAEMLKSQGYATAIFGKWHLGHHKTFLPLQHGFDEYVGIPYSNDMWPLSNTGHELPEGNNRLKYPDLPVMKDNDVLFTITNWEGQDTLTTLYTEKAVDFINRNANNPFFLYVPHTMAHIPLGVSEKFRGKSEQGVYGDVMMEIDWSVGQIEKALADNGLTDNTLIIFTTDNGPWLNFGNHAGSAGGLREGKTTSWEGGQRVPFIVKWPGQVPAGTICNKLGCAIDILPSFAEIANAQLPEQKIDGTSIVELWKGNTEANPRETILFYYGKNNLNGVRKGNWKLVLPHSWASYNTEPGRDGQGGRRIKMTVETPQLYNMMRDPGEQYNVIEHYPEKAAELMQVVEEARAELGDLNVGIEKGSGNREIGRL; from the coding sequence ATGAAAACCGTATTGAATTTCTTTTTGGCCGCAATGGCTATTCTTGCCGTTTCATGCGCGCCAAAAACTTCCAAAGAACAAGCCAATAATCGTCAACCAAATTTTGTAATTGTTTTTATCGACGATATGGGTTATGGCGATATTGCAACGCAGGGTGCCACCGGCTGGACCACTCCAAACCTCGACAAAATGGCTGCTGAAGGCATGCGTTTTACCAATTTCTACTCGGCACAACCGGTATGCAGTGCTTCGCGCGCCGGACTAATGACCGGCTGCTACCCCAACCGTTTAGGAATTTCGGGCGCCTTTTTCCCGTATCACGAAATTGGCTTAAACCCACAGGAAACCACTATTGCCGAAATGCTTAAAAGCCAGGGCTACGCCACAGCTATTTTCGGCAAATGGCACCTGGGACACCACAAAACATTTTTACCCCTGCAGCATGGTTTCGACGAGTATGTGGGCATTCCATACTCAAACGACATGTGGCCACTAAGCAATACCGGGCATGAACTTCCCGAAGGGAACAACCGCCTAAAATACCCCGACCTGCCGGTAATGAAAGACAACGACGTGCTGTTTACCATTACCAACTGGGAAGGGCAAGATACGCTTACCACTTTATACACCGAAAAGGCCGTTGATTTTATTAACCGCAATGCCAATAATCCTTTCTTTTTATACGTACCACATACCATGGCGCACATACCTTTAGGCGTGTCTGAAAAATTCAGGGGAAAAAGCGAACAGGGCGTTTATGGCGATGTGATGATGGAAATTGACTGGAGCGTTGGCCAAATTGAAAAAGCCCTGGCTGACAACGGACTTACTGACAATACGCTTATAATTTTTACTACCGACAATGGTCCGTGGCTGAATTTTGGAAACCATGCGGGATCAGCAGGCGGATTGCGCGAAGGAAAAACCACCAGTTGGGAAGGCGGACAACGTGTACCGTTTATTGTAAAATGGCCGGGCCAAGTGCCAGCGGGCACCATTTGTAACAAACTGGGTTGTGCGATTGATATCTTACCCAGCTTTGCCGAAATTGCCAATGCCCAACTGCCCGAACAAAAAATTGACGGCACCAGCATTGTTGAGCTTTGGAAAGGAAATACCGAAGCCAATCCGCGCGAAACCATTTTATTCTATTACGGAAAAAACAACCTGAATGGCGTTCGCAAAGGCAACTGGAAACTAGTACTGCCCCATAGCTGGGCATCTTACAATACAGAGCCGGGAAGAGATGGACAAGGCGGCCGGCGCATAAAAATGACAGTTGAAACGCCCCAATTGTACAACATGATGCGCGACCCGGGTGAACAATACAATGTAATTGAGCATTACCCCGAAAAAGCTGCCGAATTAATGCAGGTAGTTGAAGAAGCCCGTGCCGAACTGGGCGATTTAAATGTAGGCATTGAAAAAGGCTCGGGTAACCGCGAAATCGGGAGATTATAG
- a CDS encoding LexA family transcriptional regulator: MNYFGKNIKLLRNRKKRTQNEVATSLQLKRTTVNALENAISQPTVTHLQAFSKYFGIAIDTLINVDMQQLSESQFTDLHNGFDVFIRGSNLRVIATTVDSDNNDNIELVNEKAKAGYVNCFADPEYIGKLPVFQLPFLSKEKKYRAFSIEGDSMLPIPDQSIVIGEFIQDFYHIKSNEAYIIVTRNEGIVFKMVENNIATQQSLHLVSLNKAFEPYNLSIGEVTEAWKFVCYLNTQIPEPESDLARLMKQMSEMQHTLTMLDKKIN; encoded by the coding sequence ATGAATTATTTTGGCAAGAATATCAAGCTATTACGAAACCGAAAAAAACGAACACAGAATGAAGTTGCCACCAGCTTGCAATTAAAGCGAACCACCGTAAATGCGCTTGAAAATGCAATCAGTCAGCCAACCGTAACTCATTTGCAGGCCTTTTCAAAATATTTTGGAATTGCTATTGATACGCTTATTAACGTAGACATGCAACAACTGTCGGAAAGCCAGTTTACTGACCTCCATAATGGTTTTGATGTTTTTATTCGCGGAAGTAACTTAAGAGTTATTGCCACAACTGTTGACTCAGACAACAACGACAATATTGAGCTGGTAAACGAAAAGGCCAAGGCCGGTTATGTAAATTGTTTTGCCGATCCGGAATATATTGGCAAGCTTCCGGTGTTTCAGCTACCGTTTTTATCAAAAGAAAAAAAATACAGGGCTTTCTCCATCGAAGGCGATTCTATGCTTCCTATCCCCGACCAGTCGATTGTGATTGGCGAATTTATCCAGGATTTTTACCACATAAAAAGTAACGAAGCCTACATTATTGTTACCCGCAACGAAGGTATTGTTTTTAAAATGGTTGAAAACAATATTGCCACACAACAATCGCTGCACCTTGTTTCGTTAAACAAGGCTTTTGAACCCTACAACCTTTCTATTGGCGAAGTAACCGAGGCCTGGAAGTTTGTGTGCTACCTAAACACCCAAATACCGGAGCCGGAATCGGACCTTGCCCGGTTAATGAAACAGATGAGTGAAATGCAGCACACACTAACAATGCTTGACAAAAAAATCAACTAA
- a CDS encoding GNAT family N-acetyltransferase — MEFREINSNDIPAIFSVRLSTDENHFSYKQLVEHGISYESVKEKIEKKGKGWVCEINKTVAGFVIADGASGEIWMIAVVPSYINKKIGSQLLTIAENWLKEKGHKRFWLITDPDKTLRAYSFYLKHGWAKWKEENGILFMHKEVL; from the coding sequence ATGGAGTTTCGGGAAATAAATTCCAATGACATTCCGGCCATTTTCAGCGTGCGACTATCAACCGACGAGAACCATTTTTCGTACAAGCAGCTGGTTGAACATGGTATTTCATACGAATCGGTAAAAGAAAAAATAGAAAAAAAAGGCAAAGGCTGGGTGTGCGAGATAAACAAAACTGTTGCGGGCTTTGTAATTGCCGATGGTGCGAGTGGGGAAATATGGATGATTGCGGTTGTGCCTTCATACATCAACAAAAAAATTGGATCGCAACTTCTAACTATTGCTGAAAATTGGTTAAAAGAAAAAGGACACAAGCGATTTTGGCTGATTACCGATCCCGACAAAACACTTCGTGCTTATTCGTTTTACTTAAAACATGGTTGGGCGAAATGGAAGGAAGAAAACGGAATTCTGTTTATGCATAAAGAGGTACTCTGA
- the amrS gene encoding AmmeMemoRadiSam system radical SAM enzyme — MHEALFYTKTENRTVSCQLCPWNCLLNDGQTGNCNVRTNHQGVLLTEVYGKVAALGSDPIEKKPLYHFYPGKAILSIGEVGCNLHCSFCQNHRISQCKASGFSGFHDITTETIISEAQKTYNNIGIAYTYNEPVTFYEYMLETAQLAHGQGLKNVVVSNGYINPQPLTKLLPFIHAFNIDLKAFSSDFYKKYTKGELQPVLNSIKTIAQSPAHLEITTLVIPGLNDDLATFEKMVSWISGELGKDVPLHISRYFPQYNLKVPPTPLETLNKLYTLAKQELHHVFLGNVSDTKQSATYCHNCNTPLINRTHYSIEIINLDKEKNCTRCGTFSGIIG; from the coding sequence ATGCACGAAGCTTTATTTTATACGAAAACGGAAAACAGAACCGTGAGCTGCCAATTATGCCCATGGAATTGTTTGTTAAATGATGGCCAAACCGGTAACTGTAATGTACGCACCAACCATCAAGGTGTTTTACTAACCGAGGTATATGGTAAAGTTGCCGCCCTGGGTTCCGACCCAATTGAAAAAAAGCCGCTCTACCATTTTTATCCCGGAAAGGCGATTTTATCAATTGGCGAGGTAGGTTGCAACCTGCATTGCTCTTTTTGCCAAAACCATCGGATATCGCAATGCAAAGCTTCCGGCTTTTCCGGATTTCATGATATTACTACCGAAACAATTATAAGCGAAGCGCAGAAAACCTATAACAACATTGGCATTGCTTACACCTATAACGAACCGGTTACTTTTTACGAATACATGCTGGAAACGGCCCAACTGGCCCACGGGCAGGGATTAAAAAATGTGGTTGTTTCAAATGGTTATATCAACCCGCAACCATTAACAAAACTGCTGCCTTTTATCCATGCATTTAATATCGACCTAAAAGCTTTTTCTTCTGATTTCTATAAAAAGTACACCAAAGGCGAGCTGCAACCCGTACTAAATTCGATAAAAACGATTGCCCAAAGCCCGGCGCACCTCGAGATTACCACACTTGTAATACCCGGTTTAAATGATGATTTAGCAACGTTTGAGAAAATGGTAAGCTGGATATCCGGAGAGCTTGGCAAAGACGTCCCCTTGCACATTTCGCGTTACTTTCCGCAATACAATCTTAAAGTGCCCCCAACGCCCCTCGAAACCTTAAATAAATTATACACACTGGCCAAACAAGAGCTGCATCATGTATTTCTTGGAAATGTAAGCGACACCAAACAATCGGCCACCTACTGCCACAATTGCAACACCCCGCTCATCAACAGAACCCATTATTCAATTGAAATTATCAACCTCGATAAAGAAAAAAATTGCACCAGGTGCGGAACATTTTCAGGAATAATTGGCTAA
- a CDS encoding LruC domain-containing protein: protein MKKFWMLIVIASFWGCIDQTIEEEEVPVTEDEKFAVQAPADFNWSCITSTGITVNFKNNGSITNALDNTLVELYDDEEVLLDALTIIDGVAEFNVRIPSSVEKLNLKVAATGEAVQIDAGSSMVDYVVSDISALAFNKTDMDKDGLADIFDANPNNAKVAVQVGSWGASGNLKSSQKKVTSSASYAIFEDLWPSKGDYDFNDLVVKTTFSWTRGKSNYIEQIDVVCGVEWIGASLELGLGFELFEAKGTNLYYLGEVITNVEGATEDDAVRNGVIAFARVQNVGTNDVSFSVTLKDKEFKEFVFVPYLYRTNDPSHQVRPFGAPPTQAQDMDMFRSHDDASPRTWSWEAGKKFKYPLSEDEAFYRSKENHPWGIEFITNKKFKPCRESITIVKEYPTFKNWAESGGHDAQDWYENHI from the coding sequence ATGAAAAAATTTTGGATGCTAATAGTCATCGCTTCCTTTTGGGGATGCATCGATCAAACGATTGAAGAGGAAGAAGTACCTGTAACCGAAGATGAAAAATTTGCAGTGCAGGCTCCCGCAGATTTTAACTGGTCGTGTATTACCAGCACAGGAATTACCGTAAATTTTAAAAACAATGGTAGCATAACCAATGCGCTCGACAATACTTTGGTTGAATTGTATGATGATGAGGAAGTATTGCTGGATGCACTTACTATTATTGATGGAGTTGCAGAATTTAATGTGCGCATACCCAGCTCGGTTGAAAAGTTGAACCTGAAGGTTGCAGCTACCGGAGAAGCTGTGCAGATTGATGCCGGATCCTCGATGGTGGATTATGTAGTAAGTGATATCTCGGCACTGGCATTTAATAAAACTGATATGGACAAGGATGGATTGGCAGATATTTTTGATGCCAATCCAAATAATGCTAAGGTAGCGGTTCAGGTTGGTAGCTGGGGTGCATCAGGTAATTTAAAAAGTAGCCAGAAAAAAGTTACAAGTTCAGCATCTTACGCTATTTTTGAAGACTTATGGCCATCAAAAGGTGATTATGACTTTAACGACCTGGTGGTAAAAACCACTTTTAGCTGGACACGCGGAAAAAGTAATTATATAGAGCAAATAGATGTAGTTTGTGGGGTGGAATGGATTGGTGCATCCTTGGAGTTAGGCCTTGGATTTGAGTTGTTTGAGGCTAAAGGAACCAACCTGTATTACCTGGGCGAAGTAATTACCAATGTAGAGGGAGCAACTGAGGATGATGCCGTTCGTAACGGAGTTATTGCTTTTGCAAGGGTGCAAAATGTTGGAACCAATGACGTTTCATTTAGTGTGACCCTAAAGGACAAAGAGTTTAAGGAATTTGTTTTTGTTCCTTATTTGTACCGTACAAACGATCCTTCTCATCAGGTGCGTCCGTTTGGTGCTCCTCCAACACAAGCACAGGATATGGATATGTTCCGTTCGCACGACGATGCTTCACCGCGTACCTGGAGTTGGGAAGCAGGCAAAAAGTTTAAATATCCGTTAAGCGAGGATGAGGCTTTTTATCGCTCAAAAGAAAACCACCCTTGGGGCATCGAGTTTATAACCAACAAAAAGTTTAAGCCCTGCCGCGAAAGTATTACCATTGTAAAAGAGTATCCAACCTTTAAAAACTGGGCCGAATCCGGAGGGCACGATGCTCAGGACTGGTACGAAAACCATATTTAG
- a CDS encoding DNA-binding protein — translation MEKRITFNELRKIKDSLPDGAIKKMAQEFEVSEETVRNYFGGANYENGRAVGIHMEPGPHGGIVLIDDTTILERAQELISATV, via the coding sequence ATGGAAAAAAGAATAACATTTAACGAGCTGCGTAAAATTAAAGACAGCTTACCTGACGGTGCAATTAAGAAAATGGCGCAAGAGTTTGAAGTATCAGAAGAAACCGTCAGGAATTATTTTGGAGGCGCGAATTATGAAAACGGAAGAGCAGTGGGAATACACATGGAACCCGGGCCACACGGCGGGATTGTTCTCATAGATGATACGACAATTCTTGAAAGGGCTCAAGAACTGATTTCAGCAACAGTTTAA
- a CDS encoding TIGR03915 family putative DNA repair protein has protein sequence MKIYTYDNTFEGFLTCVFDCYSRKDFPVDICSRFGEQRYLFVESIDVPTNPKKAERVWKGIQKHLSGKNKQLLFYAYLSEELGIEMKIYRFLRRMFSGHLNLETDYGDPDVLSLTQSSQKVKKEAMRLMQFVRFQRTKDHMYFCGIEPKYDVLPLIINHYQKRFTDQKWLIYDLRRNYGVYYGKDKVEEVVLTKKQFNTYNGQVKQALLAEGEDFYQKLWRSYFKHINIEERKNLKLQRQHMPRRFWRYLPEKQHEV, from the coding sequence ATGAAAATTTATACCTACGATAACACTTTTGAAGGCTTTTTAACCTGTGTTTTTGATTGTTACAGCCGCAAGGATTTTCCGGTTGATATTTGTTCGCGCTTTGGTGAGCAGCGCTATCTTTTTGTTGAGAGCATTGATGTACCCACTAATCCAAAAAAAGCGGAGCGTGTTTGGAAGGGCATTCAAAAACACTTGTCGGGTAAAAACAAACAATTGTTGTTTTATGCTTACCTGAGCGAAGAGCTGGGAATTGAAATGAAAATCTATCGCTTTTTACGGCGGATGTTTAGCGGGCACCTGAACCTGGAAACCGATTATGGCGACCCCGATGTGTTGTCGCTTACCCAATCGTCGCAAAAAGTAAAAAAAGAGGCCATGCGCCTGATGCAGTTTGTTCGCTTTCAGCGTACCAAAGACCACATGTATTTTTGTGGCATTGAACCTAAGTACGATGTGCTTCCGCTAATTATTAACCATTATCAAAAAAGGTTTACCGACCAAAAATGGCTGATATATGATTTACGCCGAAACTATGGAGTTTATTACGGAAAAGACAAAGTGGAGGAAGTGGTGCTAACGAAAAAACAATTTAACACCTACAATGGCCAGGTAAAACAAGCGCTGTTAGCTGAGGGCGAAGATTTTTACCAAAAACTATGGCGCTCGTATTTTAAACACATTAATATTGAAGAGCGCAAAAACCTAAAGCTGCAGCGGCAACATATGCCTCGCCGGTTTTGGCGGTATTTGCCAGAAAAGCAGCACGAGGTTTGA
- a CDS encoding solute carrier family 23 protein — MSGKTLRDQLTFKNTILGVQFLFVAFGATVLVPLLVGIDPAVALFTAGIGTLLFHLITKGQVPVFLGSSFAFIAPIIEATKLYGWPGTLSGIIAVGVVYGVVSALVKLRGLTFVERLFPPVVVGPIILLIGLSLASAAVDMAKTDWLVAVVSLLTAVIVVIFGKKMIKLIPIFIAIIVGYVLSIIMGKVDFTPIKEAAWIGLPEFTAPKFSWQAILYMIPVAIAPIIEHVGDMYAIGGVCQKNFVEKPGLHRTLLGDGIASGLAGFFGGVPNTTYSEVTGAITLTKITNPFVLRISAITAIVFAFVGKISGFLKTIPQAVLGGIMLLLFGMIASIGIKTLVDSKTNMDETRNQVIVSIVLTVGIGGAVIQYGTFSLAGIGLAAAVGIILNLVLPRTKKAKK; from the coding sequence ATGAGTGGTAAAACTTTACGTGATCAATTAACTTTTAAAAACACTATTCTTGGTGTTCAGTTTTTATTTGTGGCTTTTGGAGCTACCGTCTTGGTTCCGCTTCTGGTAGGAATCGATCCGGCAGTAGCCCTTTTTACAGCCGGCATAGGTACCTTGTTATTTCACCTGATAACAAAAGGGCAGGTTCCGGTTTTTCTTGGCAGTAGCTTTGCCTTTATTGCGCCAATAATTGAAGCCACCAAATTATACGGCTGGCCTGGCACCTTATCGGGTATTATTGCTGTTGGTGTGGTTTATGGGGTAGTTTCGGCATTGGTAAAACTCAGGGGGTTAACATTTGTTGAACGTCTGTTCCCGCCGGTAGTTGTTGGCCCAATTATTTTACTCATTGGTTTGTCGCTGGCTTCAGCTGCTGTTGATATGGCAAAAACCGACTGGCTGGTTGCAGTGGTGTCACTACTTACTGCTGTTATTGTTGTAATCTTTGGTAAGAAAATGATTAAACTGATACCTATTTTCATAGCCATAATTGTGGGTTATGTGCTATCAATAATTATGGGAAAGGTTGATTTCACCCCTATAAAAGAGGCTGCCTGGATTGGGTTACCCGAATTTACCGCTCCAAAATTTAGCTGGCAGGCCATTCTTTATATGATTCCTGTAGCCATTGCACCAATTATTGAGCATGTTGGCGATATGTATGCCATTGGAGGTGTATGTCAAAAGAATTTTGTTGAAAAACCAGGCTTGCACCGCACCTTGCTTGGCGATGGTATTGCCAGTGGATTGGCCGGATTTTTTGGAGGTGTACCAAACACCACATACTCTGAAGTTACCGGAGCCATTACTTTAACAAAAATCACAAATCCTTTTGTACTGCGTATTTCTGCAATTACAGCTATTGTTTTTGCATTTGTGGGTAAAATCAGCGGTTTCCTGAAAACCATACCACAGGCGGTTCTTGGAGGCATAATGCTTTTGCTCTTTGGTATGATTGCATCAATAGGAATAAAAACGCTGGTTGATTCGAAAACCAATATGGACGAAACCCGCAACCAGGTTATTGTTTCAATTGTATTAACCGTTGGCATTGGCGGAGCAGTAATTCAATATGGCACATTCTCGTTGGCCGGAATTGGTTTGGCCGCAGCCGTAGGTATTATTTTAAACCTGGTTTTACCACGCACAAAAAAAGCTAAAAAGTAA
- the queG gene encoding tRNA epoxyqueuosine(34) reductase QueG — protein MLQQLKEKIRELGFLDSAILPVTRLDDEAPHLNSWLAKGRHGEMAYMNRNTDKRLNPALLIENAKTIIVVLLNYFPKTTQADKNAPVLSKYAYGTDYHFVMKDKLKELLQFIQAEIAPCSGRPFVDSAPVLERAWARKAGLGWVGKNSNLISPQHGSFFFIGELIIDIALPYNDPKLVRDHCGRCTRCIDACPTKAIVTDRVVDARKCISYQTIELRGELDDSLKGKFENRVFGCDICQDVCPWNLKSEAHKETLLQPHPKLLQLNKQAWENMDKPLFNELFKHSAVKRTGYKGLQRNLRFLNNDNDL, from the coding sequence ATGTTACAACAGCTTAAAGAAAAAATCCGAGAACTTGGCTTTCTTGATTCAGCAATTTTGCCGGTTACCAGGCTTGATGATGAAGCGCCGCACCTAAACAGCTGGCTCGCAAAAGGTAGGCATGGAGAAATGGCCTACATGAACCGTAACACCGATAAACGTCTGAATCCGGCGTTGCTGATTGAAAACGCCAAAACCATTATTGTTGTTTTACTAAATTATTTCCCTAAAACAACACAAGCTGATAAAAACGCTCCAGTGCTTTCGAAATATGCTTACGGTACCGATTATCATTTTGTAATGAAAGACAAGCTAAAAGAGCTGTTGCAATTTATACAAGCAGAAATTGCGCCGTGCTCGGGACGGCCATTTGTTGATTCGGCACCGGTTTTGGAACGTGCCTGGGCCCGAAAAGCCGGCCTGGGCTGGGTTGGTAAAAACAGTAACCTAATTTCGCCACAACACGGCAGTTTCTTCTTTATTGGCGAATTAATTATCGATATTGCCTTACCTTACAACGACCCCAAGCTGGTGCGCGACCACTGCGGCCGTTGCACCAGGTGTATTGATGCCTGCCCCACCAAAGCCATTGTGACCGATCGTGTGGTGGATGCCCGTAAATGCATTTCGTACCAAACCATTGAACTGCGGGGCGAATTGGACGATAGCTTAAAAGGAAAATTTGAAAATCGCGTATTTGGCTGCGACATTTGCCAAGATGTTTGTCCGTGGAACCTGAAATCGGAAGCACATAAGGAAACTTTACTGCAGCCCCACCCCAAACTTCTGCAGTTAAATAAACAAGCATGGGAGAATATGGATAAGCCGCTGTTTAACGAACTGTTTAAACATTCGGCAGTTAAACGCACAGGCTACAAAGGCTTGCAACGCAACCTCAGATTCTTAAACAATGACAACGACCTTTAA
- a CDS encoding YdeI/OmpD-associated family protein, producing the protein MTTTFNYETTLINGPFKGTYAEFPFDSQKAFGTKRHVWCEVRVDGHKVCMNLLPNGQGGHWLHLKKEIRDAIGKNEGDKVKIELQRATKPRTVTVPEYLQWLLDNDKEMTKYFNRLHVSGKKFWIQHIEESKNDDTKVERINRFFEYLHKHYAHKS; encoded by the coding sequence ATGACAACGACCTTTAACTACGAAACCACATTGATAAACGGACCTTTTAAAGGAACCTACGCCGAATTTCCGTTTGACAGTCAAAAGGCATTTGGCACCAAACGCCATGTGTGGTGCGAGGTTCGGGTTGACGGGCACAAGGTTTGTATGAATTTGCTGCCCAATGGCCAGGGTGGACACTGGCTCCACCTGAAAAAAGAAATTCGCGATGCCATTGGCAAAAACGAAGGCGACAAGGTTAAAATTGAACTTCAGCGGGCAACAAAACCACGCACCGTAACGGTTCCCGAATACCTGCAATGGTTGCTTGATAACGACAAGGAAATGACAAAATATTTTAACCGACTTCATGTTTCGGGTAAAAAGTTCTGGATTCAACACATTGAGGAATCAAAAAACGACGACACCAAAGTTGAGCGTATTAATCGCTTTTTCGAATACCTGCATAAACATTATGCACATAAAAGCTAA
- a CDS encoding DUF1080 domain-containing protein, which yields MKKYCFYFLFVFSILFLNSCEKPWQPLFNGENLDGWETFIGTPLTGFEHLHAQATPEKVFSVVDVNDEKLIHISGEVNGSLATIDTFANYHLQLVFKWGDQVYTRRNSGLLYHSFGEFGEAIGTWMTNIECQLMHERLGDTYLMNNTVCETEVTQTDEGFVFTKGGQLTQFGKEFNGAGIKKATDAEKPLGEWNTVELYSVGRTTVHVVNGQVNMVNTNTGILENGEILPLQSGKIQIQSEGGDLFIKSVKIKPIKEIPAEFLQ from the coding sequence ATGAAAAAATATTGCTTTTACTTCCTGTTTGTTTTTTCAATTCTCTTTTTAAACTCATGCGAAAAACCCTGGCAACCGCTTTTTAACGGCGAAAACCTCGATGGCTGGGAAACTTTTATCGGTACCCCACTTACCGGGTTCGAACATTTGCATGCCCAGGCTACTCCTGAAAAGGTATTCAGTGTTGTTGATGTAAACGATGAAAAACTTATCCACATTAGCGGAGAAGTTAACGGCTCGCTGGCAACTATTGATACGTTTGCAAATTATCATCTCCAATTGGTTTTTAAATGGGGCGACCAGGTTTATACCCGAAGAAACAGTGGTTTGTTGTACCATAGTTTTGGAGAATTTGGCGAAGCCATTGGAACATGGATGACCAATATTGAATGCCAACTGATGCACGAACGGCTGGGAGACACTTATTTGATGAACAATACCGTTTGCGAAACAGAAGTTACGCAAACCGACGAAGGCTTTGTTTTTACAAAAGGCGGGCAGCTTACCCAGTTTGGAAAAGAATTTAATGGTGCGGGTATAAAAAAAGCAACTGATGCCGAAAAACCATTGGGCGAATGGAATACGGTTGAGCTGTACAGTGTAGGCCGTACAACGGTACATGTGGTTAATGGGCAGGTTAACATGGTGAATACCAATACCGGAATTCTTGAGAATGGAGAAATACTCCCGCTGCAATCAGGAAAAATACAGATTCAGTCGGAAGGTGGCGATTTGTTTATTAAATCGGTAAAAATCAAACCCATTAAGGAGATACCTGCAGAATTTCTTCAATAA
- a CDS encoding putative DNA modification/repair radical SAM protein — MNELVHKKLKILSDAAKYDVSCASSGSSRANSSKGIGNGFAAGICHSFTDDGRCVSLFKILMTNNCIYDCAYCINRRTNDRPRATFTPQEIVDLTIGFYRRNYIEGLFLSSGVIKNPDYTMERMVQVAKKLRNEENYNGYIHLKAIPGASSELIHEAGIWADRLSVNMEIPTEPNLKKLAPEKSYPDIVKPMGQIRDSILVAKEERGKYRKAPRFAPAGQSTQLIVGATPETDRQIILLSSGLYKKQNLKRVYFSGYLPVNSYDKRLPALNRPPLVRENRLYQSDWLMRFYHFRAEEILSEDQPFLDLDVDPKLGFALRNLQLFPVDINRADYEMILRVPGIGIQSAQKIVLARKHRRLNSMHLKKLGVVMKRARYFITCNELPPAGLGWEPQRLKHKLLGEMNSKYKKSLDTQLKLFADYKPVVPTLH; from the coding sequence ATGAATGAATTAGTACATAAAAAACTTAAAATATTATCGGATGCAGCTAAATACGATGTGTCGTGTGCATCAAGCGGCAGTAGCCGGGCAAATAGTAGCAAAGGCATTGGTAATGGATTTGCTGCCGGTATTTGCCATAGTTTTACCGATGACGGCCGTTGCGTAAGCTTGTTTAAAATTTTAATGACCAACAATTGTATTTACGATTGTGCTTATTGTATAAACCGGCGCACCAACGACCGGCCTCGTGCAACATTTACTCCGCAAGAAATTGTAGACCTTACCATTGGTTTTTACCGCCGTAATTATATTGAAGGTTTGTTTTTAAGTTCGGGTGTAATTAAAAATCCCGACTATACCATGGAGCGTATGGTGCAGGTAGCTAAAAAGTTGCGCAACGAAGAAAACTACAACGGTTATATTCACTTAAAAGCAATTCCCGGAGCAAGTAGCGAGTTGATACACGAGGCAGGTATTTGGGCCGATCGGTTGAGCGTGAATATGGAAATCCCGACAGAGCCTAATTTGAAGAAACTGGCACCGGAAAAAAGCTATCCCGACATTGTGAAACCCATGGGGCAAATTCGCGATTCGATTTTAGTGGCCAAAGAAGAACGCGGGAAATACCGAAAAGCACCTCGATTTGCACCTGCCGGGCAAAGTACACAGCTTATTGTAGGTGCAACGCCAGAAACTGACCGGCAAATTATTTTATTGTCGTCGGGCTTGTATAAAAAGCAAAACCTGAAAAGGGTTTATTTTTCAGGGTACCTGCCGGTAAACAGTTACGATAAGCGCCTGCCTGCCCTTAACCGACCACCTTTGGTGCGCGAAAATCGCCTTTACCAAAGCGATTGGCTTATGCGTTTTTACCATTTCAGGGCCGAAGAAATTCTGAGCGAAGATCAGCCATTTTTAGATCTGGATGTGGATCCGAAACTGGGATTTGCCTTGCGGAATTTGCAATTGTTTCCGGTGGATATTAACCGTGCCGATTACGAAATGATTTTACGGGTTCCGGGCATTGGCATCCAGTCAGCACAAAAAATTGTTCTGGCACGTAAACACCGTCGCCTTAATTCGATGCACCTAAAAAAGCTTGGCGTTGTAATGAAACGAGCCAGGTATTTTATTACCTGCAACGAGCTTCCGCCTGCCGGATTGGGATGGGAACCACAACGATTAAAACATAAATTGTTAGGCGAGATGAATTCAAAATACAAAAAATCGTTGGATACGCAGTTAAAATTATTTGCCGATTATAAACCTGTTGTACCAACGCTTCATTAA